The genomic region GAGCTCCGGTTCCTTGTTCTGCAGCTGACAGCTTCGAAAAAGGGATCAGTTCTCTGAAAGTGGATGTGGAGGATCACAGGCAGGAACTGCAGGCAGGTGAGAGGTCCTGGTCTGGAGAGTGTGCAGAAGGGTGTGGGCGAAAGCGAGTTCCTGGTGCTGAGTTACTCTCTTCCAGGCCGAGACTTGAGCCAGAAGGTGACTTCTCTGGAGAGCACAGTGGAGAAGAGGGAGCAGGCTCTCAAAACAGGTGAGGCTGAGGTTCCTTCTGTGCCCTGGCAGGAGGTGTGAGCATGCGCAGTGTGTGGAGACGGTCCCAGACTGGGCACTGGCAGGAGGTGTGAGCATGCGCAGTGTGTGGAGCCTGGGCCTTGTGCAGACCATCTGAGCACCAGGAGTTCCCAAGCAGATGCCACAGCCAGAGCGCTATTCTCACTTCTGTCTGTGTGTCCCAGATCTGTCTGATTTAACCGACCATGTGCAACAGCTGAGGAAGGACTTGAAGGCCCTGACGTGCCAGCTGGCCAACCTCAAGAACAACGGTGAGAATGAGAAGTTTGATGGAGGTGGTTTGCTCTAGTTCCTGGGAGGCGAGGACTCGATAGGCATTGCCTCTGCTCTCCATCCTTGCTTTGCTTTTCGTAGGCTCGGAAGTGGCCTGCTGCCCGCTTCACTGGACGGAGCATGAAGGCAGCTGCTATTGGTTCTCTGAGTCTGAGAAGTCGTGGCCTGAAGCTGACAAGTACTGCCGGCTGGAGAATTCTCACCTGGTGGTGGTCAACTCCCTGGAGGAGCAGGTGATGCTTGGATGGGCTCTTTTTGGGAGGCTCTCAGGCTCTGGTCTGAGGGAGAGGTAACcatgcccttttctttctttagaattttCTACAGAATCGCTTAGCCAATGTGGTTAGTTGGATCGGCCTAACGGACCAAAACGGGCCCTGGCGATGGGTGGATGGGACCGACTTTGAGAAAGGCTTTAAGTGAGTGTGTGCTGTACATTTGCCCTGCTCTCGTGGCCTTTGCTTGGGACTACCTCTTCCTTCAAGGCTCTGGCCCTGGGGTAGATGGTAGAATCTGGGGATATGGCTTAGAGCCTGGTTTCTGGAGGCTGACATGTGTGTTTGTTCATAGGAACTGGGCCCCACTGCAGCCAGATAACTGGTTCGGACACGGACTGGGAGGAGGTGAGGACTGTGCCCACATCACTACAGGTGGTCCCTGGAATGATGATGTCTGCCAGAGAACCTTCCGCTGGATCTGTGAGATGAAGCTGGCCAAGGAGAGCTAGGAGCTCTCGCCaagtaatttatttcttcagtggtTTCAGCTGCTCAAGTCTGGAGTTTGGAATCCTCCTACCCGGTCTCAACAttactggggacccccccccgccccaagaaTTTTAAGGCAAGGAGAAAGGATTGTGTTTGAGCTGGGTAGTGTGGTGTTTGCAAGAATAAGGTTGCTGAAATCTGTGATATTTTGTACAGTGTGCAGCTTATTGTAGGCAACTTTTGAatgtaacaaaaattaaatactttttgttGATTTTGCCTTGTTTTATTCTTATCAAAACTGGGTAATAAGATGAAAAACTATATAGACCACAATCTAACATTTATCCTCTTTGAGTAAAAGCAAATTCAAAACATGAGAGGGTAGCCAGGCATCCCCAAAAGATTATAGAAGACAAGTTTACCAAAGCTCGGCTTGAGTTCCTGAGAGCTTCAAGTTCAGGAACGGTGTGGGGTCTCTTATCACCTTGTGAAGACAGTGTGGAGCTAGGATAAGGATCCTCATGCTTGTAATTTCACcccctgaaggcagaggcagggggaccatcaccagtctgggctacacagtaagttccaggtcagctagggctacacagtgagacatcatctcaaaactaaaaacaagagGAACCTTTGTAAATCGTCATGGGAAAAGGAAAAGCCGAGAGTTGTCCGTTCCATGTTCAAATCACTGGAAGAAGGTGGTGGAGACGTCACTTGTAAGAACTGTGTTCTGGGTTGGTGTGAGTGCTCAGTCGGCAAAGgggcctgctgccaagcctgaagacctgaatgTGAACCTTAGCACCCAcgtggtgaaaggagagagccaaGTCATGCATGCTGTCCTccgatctacacacacacacacacactcacacacacacacacacacactcacactgttcTGAGTGTTGGTATTTCTCCATGCCTCTAAAGGGTTTATAGGCACAGTTAAGAATACATTGCTGGAAACCCATTTTtcagacttattttattttcatggtaTTTTGTTTTGCTACAGGCTCTCTCTACATAACCCTggatgacctagaactcactgtgtagaccaagctggccttgagttcataggtatctacctgcctctgccttaaaaGTGTGTACCCCCATGCCTGGCTAATTTCatgcattgttgttgttgttgttcctaaaTCATGTATGTGAATCTGAGCGCCGGTGCCTGTGGAGCCCAGGGGAGCGTGGATCACTAGGAGACAGAGCTGCCttatgtgggtggtgggaactgaactcagatcttctgcaGACGAATTCACACCCTTAAATGCTGTTACCTCTTCAGCTCCTAGAGATGCTTTTTAATATCATGAGGTCCCATGTCTGTTCCTGGGGTTATCTAATAGGCTGTTGTGTTACTGTGGGGTAGGCAAGTGCCTGCTTATGTCTTTGCATCCTGTATATGTAGTtcacatagaggccagaagagggtgccagatcccctgggactggaactATAGGTAGTAGGtaacagccatgtgggtgctgggcatggaAAACTGGTCTCCCACAAGATTAGCCGGTGCTCTAAACAGGCATCTCTTGAgtccctgttttgtttgtttgtttgtttgttttgttttgtttttgtttttccgttTGAAGGGATCAATGGATTtccccttgatttctttctctgcaTGTCTGCCATTGGCACATAGAAAGACTACTTGGTTTTGTGTGTTGATTTAACATTCTACTACTTTGCTAAAATTTAATCTGAtgtaataattaagaaaaaatattggggctgcagagatgacccAGAATTTAAGAACATtcgctgttcttccagagaatccagtttcaattcccagcatccacacacagggcagctcacagccgTCTGGAACTCCCTTTCCAagagatccaacgccctcttctggccgctgcaggcactgcatgcacatggtacatagacataacAGGCAAGACATACACTCATGTAAAATAAagactaaaaatttaaaattttaaattaaaaaaaaaaaaacacttgaagattCTGAGTTGTTTGGTTACTGTGAGTTAGGAGTGCTGGTTGCATCCAAAAGCTTTCGGTGTCCAGAGCATTATGAGAAGAGAATCGGGAGGCCTGGTTAGGAACCTGGCTTTGTCCTGTGCAGGTGTGGGAGCTTCGTTATTCGGTTCTGGAGTCTCAGTGCTCAAAGAGGGCTATAACCCTACGCAATGAGCCGATTGGCATCTATGCTTCAGAAATCCTTGAACCAAACTTACTGCTGTGTGTCACTCCTCATACCCAGCAGACATTGTGTTCAAAGACAGGTAGCAAATTCCATGAGCCAATAGCCCAGAGATGCTGAAACTACAGGAGAGAAAGTCCCGCTTtaattgtttggaattaaagttCTTTTTAATTAGCATACATAGTGTTCGACCTCATTATGGAATCTTCAAATGAGATGTGTTTTTGTTTGCACTCTCccatccctctcttctctcccaggcCCACCCTTCTGTGCTCTTCTAATCTGTCCAGAGCAGTCTTTCTACTCGTGTTCTGTGGCCCACCCACCTCTtaccctctttctcccttcttctggtctccttccTACTTCAGGATCTATATTCGTAcctatttattatatacatatgtatagacTATTTATTATATACCTATGTATAGACTTTATGAGTGAGAATCCTCATGGGAAAGACAACACGTAATTTTGGCTTTTCTGAGTCTAGGTCACCTCATTTAACACAATATTTTCCAAACCCATCCATttttctgcaaatttcatgatttttttctttataaatgagtacagtcccactgtgcacacacaggttTTCATTATCCTGGCATCAGTTGGTGTGCAGCTGGGCTGGTTCCATTTTCTTGCTGTTGAGAATAAGGCAGCCATGAATGTGGATGAAGAGGTAACTCTCTGGTCCAATAAGGAGACAGAGTCCTCTGAGTTATACATCCATGAGTGAGAGAGCTGGACCCATGGAATGTTAGGACCTCGGTAAACTATTAAGGCCTATGtggttaaggcctaggtaaaacGTTAAGGCCCAGGTAATGTTACCTGGCTAGCCGGCCATCAAGGAAACTTTCTCAAATGTTTCTgttgttactaggaaactttctaagGCCAAGATTGATTACATagtctgttatgttctgtgcccttggaaaccaatcgtgttagaagtcagtagaactgctCTGTATAGTTActcacaataagcttggacctgaGTCAACCACCCAACAGCACTTCCTGCTcctgtgtataagcttttatggtTCTTGCCTTTATAAACTCCCCTGGGATGGACCCAAACAATAGAGGGACACCTGCCTCAATATAGGAAACTATtgggaataagacttccattttgagtagtggtcGGATAaggtttaagttcccaagacctccctcagaactgacatcctacttggcagagaAAGAGGCAAGTGTgtggtaactgacatcctggttggaagttgacatgaatgttagacaagtccTATCCTGGTAGACAAGTCAGgacatgaatattagacaaggcaagtcctcTGCCACAGCTGAATATtccaaccaatgggagcaggataagtgTACACCAAAGACACGCCCCTAAGGAAATCCCCTAtctctaaatcctgattggtgaaatAATTTGGCACAGATGTCTGTAGATTTTAAAACGATGAAGGATTTTATCTCCCAAATCTGGACCATGGCCCTGGGACACACTCAACAAATGATCTCTGTCTGACTAAGATGGGTGTTCATGTAACTTGTGAGGTGACTCCTGAACCCCAACATGGaagttctaatttttttttaggcATTTCCATGAGTTGACACCTTGGTTAAGGTGTCTtaattaggatttctattgctgtgataaaataccatgccCAAAACCAATATGGGGAGAGGAGGGTTGATTTGATCTGACAACTCCGGTCGCACTCCATCACCTGAggaggtcagggcaggaactcaaggcaggaacctggaggcaggaagccatggaggagtgctgtttactggcttgctgctcgtggcttgttcagcctgattTCTTGTATAACCTAGGATGGCCCGCCCTGGGTTGGCATtgtccacagtgagctgggccctcccacatcaatcattaatcaagaaaatgcttggTAGACTAGTCCATAGGAAAAttacagagactttttttttaaatttaggttcctcttcccaagtaactagcttgtgtcaagttgaaaaaaacaaaacaaaacccaaaacagtcCAACTAGGACTTAAAAGTTTCTATTTCCTCCCATAAGTCTTCACCAGCATTTGCtattgtctcttttctttttttttttttgttatttgtctttttttattttttgtttccttttgctattgtctcttttctttcctctccctcccccctgtctttctctgtctttttctgtctttcttggtctctctctctctctgtctctctctgtctttctctctctgtctctctctgtctctgtctctgtctctctctctctttccctctgtttttgaaacagaatctcactaaagGTGGAGATCCAAtgttgccagcaccatttattgaatagGCTGTTCTTTTTCTAGCGTATAATTTTTGTCAAAAACTAGGGGatcatagttgtgtgggtttatttctgagccCTCGAATCTGCTTCACTGGTCTGTATGTCTGTTTTCAAGTCGACACAGTGCTGTCTTTATCACAGTAGCTCTTAGTATAATTTGAGATCAGGTATAGTGACACCTCCcgctgtgttctttctgttatgGATGAGAAACACCAATATTAATAAAATCAACACCCAAGGATAGGCTTGAAAGCAAACCAACCAGGTCCTGCAGATCTTATAGGATTATTAATGGAGCCCATAAGTAAGACTTCAgctaataacaacaaaaaaaaaaagacgatgCTCTACTGTGGTACAACAGAAATGAACAAGAAAGTGCAGCTTTTAAAAGCCTGAATTAATATACATTGTCttgccatctctctaggcccttcTGAGCTTAAGagaagataaaagagaaaatcTCCGTAGTCTAGATATAAACGATGCAAGCCCTGAAGACTGAAACTGTAGACTGGCAAAAAGCAGCTCTCAGGAGGGACTACATGGAGTCATAAAATGAATCGAAATAAATGTTTCACAGGAGTCTGAAAGAGAGTAGGAACACCCTCCCTCTTTGGTCAGTAACAAAATGTCTGCAGGAACAGCTTAAAggggaaaagatttattttggttctgggtttctgtgatggtttgaatgagaatggcttccataggctaatatgtttaaatgcttggtccacagttggtggaactgtttgggaaggatttggaggtgtggccttgttggagcaggtgtgtcactgtggacaggTTCTGAAGTATAAAAGCCAGCCCACCcattcccagtctctctctctctctctctctctctctctctctctctctctctgcctggctgcctgctgccatgcttcctgccatagtGATCAAAGACtaacactctgaaactgtaagcaaggccccaattaaatgcttctttctataattgccttggtcatggtgtctcttcataccaataaaacagtaactaacacacacacacacacacacacacacacacacacacacattaaaaagaaagtaagtaGTGATGTTATCACAGTACCAGATCAGTTAGAGCAAGCAAAGAGATGAATTTGTGCATTGCGACAATGATGTCTGAGGTAGCCCTGAAGAGCAAAGGTTCTGTCTGAGCACAAAATTTCCAGATGCACCTGGAAAgtcaaggaagagagagaacgcCAAGATGATGCTGAGCCTCGATGCTTTGAACATCAGGCCAGAAACTCCTGAGGAAGGACAGGAAGTGGAAGGGGGCTTTTCAGAGTCTCCTGATGAACTCGGTGGTTCCAAGCAGAGACATGGTCACTTAAGGCATAAAGAGGATCTGGTTCTGACAACACACCTGTGTATTCACAGCAGCAGGCACCCCACAACCTCTTCAGAAACACCTCCCATGCCAGCCTCCCAAGGCTCCTCTTGGACTGCCACCCTTCCCACCTTGGTGGCATCTGGATCTCTCCTGGGACCTCTCCATTCCTGAGACTACCTGGGATCTGGGAAATGGAGGGCTCTTGTGGTGACTTTTACCATGACCACGCTGACCTCCTGGCCCCCTTCATTCCCACAACTACTTCTTAGCTCTCCTTTCTCAAAGATCCTCACCAAGGCTGTATGCTCCTTGCACCTCCAAGGGTCTGGTCCTGGAGTGATGTACCCAGCCTTGGTGTCTCCACTCACATCTGCCCTTCTTGGACttttctctccagctcccttgtGGAACCAGGGGTATTCAGTGACCCTAGCCGACTTAACTCAGTTGCCAAGACAGATGATATGAATACAGCCACCACTGGAAAGAAAGGTGGACCAACCAACAggaccaacagacagacagacagatcaccAATTCTGGGACAGAGATGGCTCCATCTGTGCCCACTGTGTGGAGGGTATGTCAAGAGGCTAAATGGGTTACTAATGCTCACCATAGAAAGTTGAGGGACAATTCCACTGTGCCTCTCACCAAGGCCCAGCCCTCCTGTCCCTATCTAGTGCAAGCTAAGAATGGTGCTTGTGAGAGCTGTGGAAGGGCTGCTGTGGCAGCTT from Mus musculus strain NOD/MrkTac chromosome 11 genomic contig, GRCm38.p6 alternate locus group NOD/MrkTac MMCHR11_NOD_IDD4_1 harbors:
- the Clec10a gene encoding C-type lectin domain family 10 member A isoform 2 (isoform 2 is encoded by transcript variant 2), yielding MIYENLQNSRIEEKTQEPGKAPSQSFLWRILSWTHLLLFSLGLSLLLLVVVSVIGSQNSQLRRDLGTLRATLDNTTSKIKAEFQSLDSRADSFEKGISSLKVDVEDHRQELQAGRDLSQKVTSLESTVEKREQALKTDLSDLTDHVQQLRKDLKALTCQLANLKNNGSEVACCPLHWTEHEGSCYWFSESEKSWPEADKYCRLENSHLVVVNSLEEQNFLQNRLANVVSWIGLTDQNGPWRWVDGTDFEKGFKNWAPLQPDNWFGHGLGGGEDCAHITTGGPWNDDVCQRTFRWICEMKLAKES
- the Clec10a gene encoding C-type lectin domain family 10 member A isoform 1 (isoform 1 is encoded by transcript variant 1), yielding MIYENLQNSRIEEKTQEPGKAAPSQSFLWRILSWTHLLLFSLGLSLLLLVVVSVIGSQNSQLRRDLGTLRATLDNTTSKIKAEFQSLDSRADSFEKGISSLKVDVEDHRQELQAGRDLSQKVTSLESTVEKREQALKTDLSDLTDHVQQLRKDLKALTCQLANLKNNGSEVACCPLHWTEHEGSCYWFSESEKSWPEADKYCRLENSHLVVVNSLEEQNFLQNRLANVVSWIGLTDQNGPWRWVDGTDFEKGFKNWAPLQPDNWFGHGLGGGEDCAHITTGGPWNDDVCQRTFRWICEMKLAKES